The following is a genomic window from Dehalogenimonas sp. 4OHTPN.
GACGATTCTGGCAGCCTCGAAAAGCTGGGCTTCGCTTTCGACGGCGCAAGGGCCAGCCATTACCACTAATTTCCGACCGCCGATCTCGACGTTTGCGGATTTGACCACTGTCGGAAAAGGCTTGAATTCCCGGGCAGCCAATTTGTAGGGTTTCATTATCCGGGTGACTGATTCAACTTCAGGCAGAACGGCAAATAGATCCGGCGACAATTGACCTGTATTGCTGCCCAGAAGGGCAACCACTGTTTTATCGGTGCCGAGGTTGAGTTGTACGCCTAAACCCAGCGATTTCGCCCTGGCTACAACCCCGTCAACCGATTCCCGGGCAGCGCCTTTCCTCATTTCGACAATCATTTCATTCTCCGTTGACGAACTATTTCGGTCTTGAAAAAAGCAAAAGGCCCCCTGCGATTGATGCTTCCGGAGGCCTTAATGCGATATGGTATGTGCGGCTCATTTTCGAGCCGGCAACCCGTAATACTAGCGGCGGGTGGTGACGCGCCGGGCAGCCTTTATGGCCGCGCGGCGGGTTGCGGTTTCCTTCCGCTTGCGGCGGGTTAACGGCTTTTCAAAACGGGAGCGGCGGCGGGCTTCGCGGATGACACCATCAAGCTGCACTTTGCGGTTAAAGCGCTTGAGCATCCCTTCGAAGCTTTCATTATACTCGGGTCTAACTTCTGTCAAGAAAATCACCCCTTCCCGTCTGGAATAAAAGATGCGCGATTAGTTATTGTGGGCTAAAGGCGATTTTGTGTCAAGTCGGCTTGACCGAGCCGCCGCGTTGAGGTGCAAAGGCCGACAACGATTAATTTTATTGAAATATCGGAAGACCAGGAATAGACTATATTCAGATTGTTTAGGAGGTCAAAAACATGGCCGAAAACCTAACCCGGTACCCCGCCAGCATGCAAATCGATTATCCTGATAAACCCAGAGACAAGGCGAGTGTGGCTTTCCGAATCTTTTTGGTGATACCCATTGCGATCAT
Proteins encoded in this region:
- the rpsU gene encoding 30S ribosomal protein S21, which translates into the protein MTEVRPEYNESFEGMLKRFNRKVQLDGVIREARRRSRFEKPLTRRKRKETATRRAAIKAARRVTTRR